In Juglans regia cultivar Chandler chromosome 13, Walnut 2.0, whole genome shotgun sequence, the following proteins share a genomic window:
- the LOC108991432 gene encoding uncharacterized protein LOC108991432, translating into MVSEEPISNESPIRVTSMSSSSDQNPNFNLNTQPPFAAEKPLIALNITAQINEKLTPSTFPQWRAQFEALLIGYDLLDYVKGTLRCPSSAGTAADELLYIFVNHPTHCYSKTSHEAWKKLKNLYASRSRTRAMQLKEELTLIHRGNRSITEYLHAVKALADEIAIIDHPISDDDLTLYVLNGLGPDFRGIAVPIRARESSLAFEELHNLLVGHEAYLRHLEAATQHLVASANFTKTKPSAQGGSQSWSFKKNDPARGP; encoded by the exons ATGGTATCAGAAGAGCCAATATCTAACGAGTCACCGATCCGAGTTACCAGCATGTCTTCCTCCTCTGATCAAAACCCAAACTTTAATCTCAACACCCAACCTCCTTTCGCAGCAGAAAAACCACTCATTGCTCTCAACATCACTGCCCAAATCAATGAAAAGTTAACTCCCTCCACCTTTCCTCAATGGCGTGCTCAATTTGAAGCACTCCTTATTGGTTACGATTTACTTGATTATGTCAAAGGCACCCTTCGGTGTCCCTCTTCGGCTGGTACCGCTGCTGATGAGCT CCTCTACATCTTCGTCAATCACCCCACTCATTGCTACTCAAAGACCTCTCATGAAGCTTGGAAAAAGCTCAAAAATTTATATGCTAGCCGATCACGAACTCGTGCTATGCAGTTAAAGGAGGAACTCACCTTAATCCATCGTGGAAATCGGTCAATCACGGAATATCTCCATGCTGTGAAGGCCTTGGCTGATGAAATAGCCATTATTGATCATCCAATTTCGGATGATGATCTAACCCTTTATGTATTAAATGGTTTAGGTCCAGATTTTCGGGGGATCGCAGTGCCTATCCGAGCCCGAGAATCATCATTAGCCTTTGAAGAGTTGCACAATCTTCTGGTTGGACACGAAGCATATCTGAGGCACTTGGAAGCTGCAACGCAGCACTTAGTTGCTTCCGCCAACTTCACGAAGACGAAGCCATCTGCGCAAGGGGGGAGTCAATCGTGGTCCTTCAAGAAAAATGATCCTGCTCGTGGGCCTTGA